The following proteins are co-located in the Candidatus Omnitrophota bacterium genome:
- a CDS encoding DNA methyltransferase — MQTCHKIIIGDSRQMGELSDSSIQLIVTSPPYWQLKDYGNDNQIGYHHTYEEYINNLNLVWNECYRVLEDGCRLCVNIGDQFARSVYYGRYKVIPIRTEIIKFCETIGFDYMGAIIWQKVTTCNTTGGATIMGSFPYPRNGILKLDYEFILIFKKQGIAKPANTEVREKSKLTTEEWNKYFAGHWNFAGEKQGKHLAMFPEELPKRLIKMFTFAGDAVLDPFLGSGTTMLAAKNLNRNSVGYEINADFLTAIKERVGYGQNLFSNNIKFEILTQEKQLMNFEEKIKSLPYIFNDPIKFDKKIDPKKLQFGSKIDQNSSGREEYFTVEKVVSPELLELNNGLTVRLLGVKQDDTKNGKATEYLTHKTQGQKVFLKYDQVKYDSMNRLLCYMYLKNKTFVNAHLIKTGFALVDTSMPFKHKEKFLELQNLEYAHYEK; from the coding sequence ATGCAGACATGTCATAAAATTATTATAGGTGATTCGCGACAGATGGGAGAATTATCAGATTCTTCCATACAATTGATCGTTACATCGCCGCCATATTGGCAGTTGAAAGACTATGGTAACGATAATCAGATAGGGTATCACCATACTTATGAAGAATACATAAATAATCTTAACCTGGTATGGAACGAATGTTATCGGGTCTTAGAAGATGGGTGCAGGCTTTGTGTAAACATAGGAGATCAATTTGCGCGTTCAGTATATTATGGTCGTTATAAGGTTATTCCTATCAGAACTGAGATAATAAAATTTTGTGAAACAATCGGTTTTGATTACATGGGGGCTATTATATGGCAGAAGGTTACAACTTGTAATACTACCGGTGGAGCCACCATAATGGGATCTTTCCCATACCCTAGAAACGGAATATTGAAATTAGACTATGAATTTATTTTAATCTTTAAAAAGCAAGGTATTGCAAAGCCAGCCAATACCGAAGTACGGGAAAAGTCAAAATTAACAACGGAAGAGTGGAATAAGTATTTTGCCGGTCATTGGAATTTTGCAGGAGAAAAACAGGGCAAGCACTTAGCGATGTTTCCCGAAGAATTACCAAAAAGGTTAATCAAGATGTTCACATTTGCGGGCGATGCTGTTTTAGACCCTTTTTTAGGGAGCGGCACTACAATGTTGGCGGCCAAGAACTTAAACAGAAATTCTGTCGGATATGAAATAAATGCAGATTTTTTAACAGCTATAAAAGAGAGGGTGGGGTATGGTCAAAATTTGTTCAGTAATAATATTAAATTTGAAATATTAACGCAGGAAAAACAGCTAATGAATTTTGAAGAGAAGATTAAAAGTTTGCCGTACATTTTTAATGATCCGATAAAATTTGATAAAAAAATAGATCCGAAAAAATTACAATTTGGTTCAAAAATTGATCAAAATAGCAGTGGGAGAGAAGAGTATTTTACGGTTGAAAAGGTAGTTAGTCCTGAACTTCTGGAATTAAATAATGGTTTAACCGTGAGATTATTGGGTGTGAAACAGGATGACACAAAAAATGGCAAGGCCACCGAATATTTAACGCATAAGACCCAGGGGCAGAAAGTATTTTTAAAATATGATCAAGTGAAATATGATTCTATGAATAGATTATTGTGTTATATGTATCTAAAGAATAAAACTTTTGTAAATGCTCATCTTATTAAGACGGGGTTTGCGCTTGTTGATACAAGCATGCCATTCAAGCACAAAGAAAAATTTTTAGAATTGCAAAATCTGGAGTATGCGCATTATGAAAAATAA